One genomic window of Micromonospora sp. WMMD1128 includes the following:
- the ligA gene encoding NAD-dependent DNA ligase LigA — protein sequence MSEEAVPLTVDAAQQAAAGAEPTPEARERHATLSQELTEHQYRYYVLDAPTITDAEFDRQLRELEALEAEYPALRTPDSPTQRVGGTFSTDFTPVTHAQRMLSLDNAFADEELAAWAERVERDAGGPVPYLCELKVDGLAINLTYEKGRLVRAATRGDGRTGEDVTANVRSIEGVPARLTPADDVPEVPEMLEVRGEIYFPVAAFADLNASLVEQGKAPFANPRNAAAGSLRQKDPRVTASRPLRLVVHGIGAREGYRPAAQSEAYAALRAWGLPTSDRWKVVDDLAGVAEYIAYYAEHRHDVEHEIDGVVVKVDPVSIQGRLGSTSRAPRWAIAFKYPPEEVNTKLLDIDVNVGRTGRVTPFAVLEPVRVAGSTVALATLHNAREVERKGVLIGDTVVLRKAGDVIPEVLGPVVELRPADARPFVMPTTCPACGTPLAPAKESDVDIRCPNSRSCPAQLRERVFHLAGRGAFDIEVLGYKGAAALLDAGIIADEGDLFGLDAERLSQSPFFVNKDGTLGSNATKLLDNLAVARERELWRVLVALSIRHVGPTAAQALARHFRSVTAIEEAAEEELSSVDGVGPTIAASIKEWFAVDWHRDVVRKWAEAGVRMAEEAGEEGPRPLDGVTVVVTGTLAGFSRDQAAEEIQSRGGKVTGSVSKKTGFVVVGDNPGSKADKAATLKLPILDEDGFRVLLESGPEAARAVARVEG from the coding sequence GTGTCCGAAGAAGCGGTTCCCCTGACGGTCGACGCCGCCCAACAGGCGGCGGCCGGGGCCGAGCCGACCCCGGAGGCCCGGGAGCGACACGCCACGCTCAGTCAGGAGCTGACCGAGCACCAATACCGCTACTACGTCCTGGACGCGCCGACGATCACCGACGCGGAGTTCGACCGGCAGTTGCGCGAGCTGGAGGCGCTGGAGGCGGAATACCCGGCGTTGCGTACCCCCGACTCGCCCACGCAGCGGGTCGGCGGCACGTTCTCCACCGACTTCACCCCGGTCACCCACGCCCAACGGATGCTCTCGCTCGACAACGCGTTCGCCGACGAGGAGCTGGCCGCCTGGGCCGAGCGGGTCGAGCGGGACGCCGGCGGCCCGGTGCCCTATCTCTGTGAGCTGAAGGTCGACGGGCTGGCCATCAACCTCACCTACGAGAAGGGCCGGCTGGTGCGGGCGGCCACCCGTGGCGACGGGCGCACCGGCGAGGACGTCACGGCGAACGTGCGCAGCATCGAGGGGGTGCCGGCGCGGCTGACCCCGGCCGACGACGTCCCCGAGGTGCCGGAGATGCTCGAGGTGCGCGGCGAGATCTACTTCCCGGTGGCCGCGTTCGCCGACCTCAACGCGAGCCTGGTCGAGCAGGGCAAGGCGCCGTTCGCGAATCCGCGCAACGCCGCCGCCGGCAGCCTCCGTCAGAAGGACCCTCGGGTCACCGCCTCCCGGCCGCTGCGTCTGGTCGTGCACGGCATCGGGGCCCGCGAGGGCTATCGCCCGGCCGCGCAGTCCGAGGCGTACGCCGCGCTCCGCGCGTGGGGGCTGCCGACAAGCGACCGCTGGAAGGTGGTGGACGACCTGGCCGGCGTGGCCGAATACATCGCCTACTACGCCGAGCACCGGCACGACGTCGAGCACGAGATCGACGGCGTGGTGGTCAAGGTCGATCCGGTCTCCATCCAGGGCCGCCTCGGCTCGACCAGCCGCGCGCCACGCTGGGCGATCGCCTTCAAGTACCCGCCCGAAGAGGTCAACACCAAGCTGCTCGACATCGACGTCAATGTGGGGCGCACCGGCCGGGTCACCCCGTTCGCCGTCCTGGAGCCGGTCCGGGTGGCCGGTTCCACGGTCGCGCTGGCCACCCTGCACAACGCCCGCGAGGTCGAGCGCAAGGGTGTGCTCATCGGTGACACGGTGGTGCTGCGCAAGGCCGGCGACGTCATCCCCGAGGTTCTCGGCCCGGTGGTCGAGCTGCGTCCGGCCGACGCCCGACCGTTCGTGATGCCGACCACCTGCCCGGCCTGCGGCACGCCGCTCGCGCCGGCCAAGGAGAGCGACGTCGACATCCGCTGCCCCAACTCCCGCAGTTGCCCGGCGCAGCTGCGGGAACGGGTCTTCCACCTGGCCGGCCGCGGCGCCTTCGACATCGAGGTGCTCGGCTACAAGGGCGCCGCCGCGCTGCTCGACGCCGGGATCATCGCCGACGAGGGCGACCTGTTCGGTCTCGACGCCGAGCGGTTGAGCCAGTCGCCGTTCTTCGTCAACAAGGACGGCACGCTCGGCAGCAACGCCACCAAGCTGCTCGACAACCTCGCCGTGGCCAGGGAACGCGAGCTGTGGCGGGTGCTGGTGGCGCTCTCCATCCGGCACGTCGGACCGACCGCGGCCCAGGCGTTGGCCCGGCACTTCCGTTCGGTCACCGCGATCGAGGAGGCCGCGGAGGAGGAGTTGTCCTCGGTGGACGGCGTCGGCCCGACGATCGCCGCGAGCATCAAGGAGTGGTTCGCCGTCGACTGGCACCGCGACGTGGTGCGCAAGTGGGCCGAGGCGGGCGTACGGATGGCCGAGGAGGCGGGCGAGGAGGGGCCGCGACCGCTCGACGGGGTCACCGTGGTGGTCACCGGCACGCTTGCCGGGTTCAGCCGCGACCAGGCCGCGGAGGAGATCCAGAGCCGGGGCGGGAAGGTGACCGGGTCGGTCTCCAAGAAGACCGGCTTCGTGGTGGTCGGCGACAACCCGGGCTCGAAGGCCGACAAGGCGGCCACGCTGAAGCTGCCGATCCTCGACGAGGACGGGTTCCGGGTGCTGCTGGAGTCCGGCCCGGAGGCGGCCCGGGCGGTGGCCCGCGTGGAGGGGTGA
- a CDS encoding type II toxin-antitoxin system PemK/MazF family toxin: MRDGLIWALVIVACVAAGWLWSEWRRRSADRPARTGRRGRPGDRRPGAGGGSRPGRTPRGGRAGGGSGSGRTGAPPRPRDAGRPGRDVPRPGEIWWADVPYADGTGSKVRPCLVLRVDGRDAEVLKITSQDKSDRDDHVSIPTRGWDADAEHDSWLDVSEPIPVPLTAFADRAGDCDADVWRGVRRLPHLTA, encoded by the coding sequence ATGCGCGACGGGCTGATCTGGGCGCTTGTCATCGTGGCCTGCGTGGCCGCGGGCTGGCTGTGGAGCGAGTGGCGTCGTCGGTCCGCCGACCGGCCCGCCCGGACGGGTCGGCGCGGGCGGCCCGGTGACCGGCGACCGGGCGCCGGTGGCGGCAGCCGGCCCGGGAGGACGCCCCGCGGTGGCCGTGCCGGCGGCGGGAGCGGCAGTGGCCGGACCGGCGCGCCACCGCGACCACGCGACGCCGGGCGGCCGGGCCGGGACGTCCCGCGTCCCGGGGAGATCTGGTGGGCCGACGTGCCCTACGCCGACGGCACCGGCTCGAAGGTGCGCCCCTGCCTGGTGCTGCGGGTCGACGGTCGGGACGCCGAGGTCCTGAAGATCACCAGTCAGGACAAGTCGGACCGGGACGACCACGTGTCCATTCCGACCCGGGGCTGGGACGCCGACGCCGAGCACGACAGCTGGTTGGACGTCAGCGAGCCGATCCCGGTGCCGTTGACCGCCTTCGCCGACCGGGCCGGTGACTGCGACGCCGACGTGTGGCGTGGCGTCCGCCGGCTTCCCCATCTCACCGCGTGA
- a CDS encoding ADP-ribosylglycohydrolase family protein, producing MTAVTSSTERRAAGSLFGLAYGDALGKPTEFLTVSEIVRRYGPAGPRELVGDPALVTDDTQMALAVAWALHDAPAYTPEAVEPLLRQRFVDWAASPENNRAPGMTCLRACAELSRGVRWQEATVAGSKGCGANMRVTPVGLLDVDLDTLAGLAQLQAGLTHGHPTGLAASELTAYAIRLLRDGAALPELPGLLTARARAQRTVYRGDWLDDLWQRPGGTTAAEFIARGWDDCLRVLGRLEAALACPDDGGDPCRLTGEGWVAEEALVTALLCVLWHPDDPVGALARGATTAGDSDSVAALAGAFVGAAHGMAAWPAGWAGRIEYADQLTALAAALD from the coding sequence ATCACCGCCGTGACCTCATCCACCGAACGCCGTGCCGCCGGCTCGCTCTTCGGCCTCGCCTACGGTGACGCTCTGGGCAAGCCGACCGAGTTCCTCACCGTCAGCGAGATCGTCCGGCGCTACGGCCCGGCCGGCCCCCGCGAGCTGGTGGGTGATCCGGCGCTCGTTACCGACGACACCCAGATGGCGCTGGCAGTGGCGTGGGCGCTGCACGACGCGCCCGCGTACACGCCGGAGGCGGTGGAGCCGCTGCTGCGGCAGCGCTTCGTCGACTGGGCGGCCAGCCCGGAGAACAATCGCGCGCCGGGCATGACCTGCCTGCGCGCCTGCGCCGAGCTGAGTCGGGGGGTCCGCTGGCAGGAGGCCACGGTCGCCGGGTCGAAGGGCTGCGGCGCGAACATGCGGGTCACCCCGGTCGGGCTGCTCGACGTCGACCTGGACACGCTGGCCGGGCTGGCCCAGCTCCAGGCCGGCCTCACCCACGGGCACCCGACCGGGCTGGCGGCCAGCGAGCTGACCGCGTACGCGATCCGGCTGCTGCGCGACGGCGCGGCGCTGCCGGAGCTGCCCGGCCTGCTCACCGCGCGGGCCCGCGCGCAGCGCACGGTCTATCGGGGCGACTGGCTCGATGACCTGTGGCAGCGTCCCGGCGGCACCACGGCAGCCGAGTTCATCGCCCGGGGCTGGGACGACTGCCTGCGGGTGCTCGGCCGGCTGGAGGCGGCGCTGGCCTGCCCCGACGACGGTGGCGACCCGTGCCGGCTCACCGGCGAGGGTTGGGTCGCGGAGGAAGCGCTCGTCACCGCGTTGCTCTGCGTGCTGTGGCATCCGGACGACCCGGTCGGCGCGCTGGCCCGGGGCGCCACCACCGCCGGCGACTCGGACTCCGTCGCGGCGCTGGCCGGCGCGTTCGTCGGGGCGGCGCACGGCATGGCGGCCTGGCCGGCCGGCTGGGCGGGCCGGATCGAGTACGCCGACCAGCTCACCGCGCTCGCCGCCGCGCTCGACTGA
- a CDS encoding VOC family protein, translating into MIGRLRSTVIDCPDPRALAGFYAELLGLPLIEESSEGDEWVVLGGPPGHQPRLAFQKAPGLRAPEWPDPERPQQFHLDVTVDDIEAAEKAALALGARRLPGGEEGFRVYADPAGHPFCLCWD; encoded by the coding sequence ATGATCGGACGACTGCGTTCCACCGTGATCGACTGTCCCGACCCGCGCGCGTTGGCGGGTTTCTACGCGGAGCTGCTCGGCCTGCCGCTGATCGAGGAGAGCTCCGAGGGCGACGAATGGGTGGTGCTCGGCGGCCCGCCGGGGCACCAGCCGCGGCTGGCCTTCCAGAAGGCACCCGGTTTGCGTGCCCCGGAGTGGCCCGACCCGGAGCGACCGCAGCAGTTCCATCTGGACGTGACGGTGGACGACATCGAGGCAGCCGAAAAGGCGGCGCTGGCCCTCGGCGCGCGGCGGCTGCCCGGTGGGGAGGAGGGCTTCCGGGTCTACGCCGATCCGGCCGGTCACCCGTTCTGCCTCTGCTGGGACTGA
- a CDS encoding methionine synthase, with protein MTDQQWPWPAGAATGIGSLPGTDIAEAQRIVLGELPDLPHLPELPARGPGADLVGRAGGLLVELPVELYAARWRIAPRPGRDLRRARDLMERDLDQLAEQAEAYAGPVKIQAAGPFTLAAALELPLGGRVLRDPGAVRDLAGSLGEGLRGHVAAVARRLPRASVLLQLDEPSLPAVLAGRVPTESGFGTHRPVEAETARTLLRGVFDAAGVSTLVHCCAPDVPLELIRSAGAIGVALDLSLVTDLDPLGEAIDAGFGLLAGAAPTLPPASGRAPTSAEVADRVRRVWDRLGFPRRRLAGQVVVTPACGLAGATPAYARAVLAACRDAGRRLAEE; from the coding sequence GTGACTGATCAGCAGTGGCCCTGGCCGGCCGGGGCGGCGACCGGAATCGGTTCGCTGCCCGGCACCGACATCGCCGAGGCACAGCGGATCGTGCTCGGCGAGCTGCCCGACCTGCCGCACCTGCCGGAGCTGCCCGCCCGGGGGCCGGGGGCGGACCTCGTCGGCCGCGCCGGCGGCCTGCTCGTCGAACTCCCGGTCGAGCTGTACGCGGCCCGCTGGCGGATCGCCCCGCGCCCCGGCCGGGACCTGCGCCGCGCCCGTGACCTGATGGAACGCGACCTGGACCAGCTCGCCGAGCAGGCCGAGGCGTACGCCGGTCCGGTCAAGATCCAGGCCGCCGGCCCGTTCACCCTGGCCGCCGCGCTGGAGCTGCCGCTCGGTGGTCGGGTGCTGCGCGACCCCGGCGCGGTGCGGGACCTCGCCGGCTCGCTCGGTGAGGGACTGCGGGGGCATGTGGCGGCGGTGGCCCGGCGGCTGCCCCGCGCCTCGGTGCTGCTCCAGCTCGACGAGCCGTCCCTGCCGGCGGTGCTGGCCGGTCGGGTGCCCACCGAGAGCGGCTTCGGCACCCACCGTCCGGTGGAGGCGGAGACGGCCCGGACGCTGCTGCGCGGCGTGTTCGACGCGGCCGGCGTTTCCACGCTCGTGCACTGCTGCGCGCCGGACGTGCCGCTGGAGCTGATCCGATCCGCCGGCGCGATCGGCGTCGCCCTCGACCTGTCGCTCGTCACCGATCTGGACCCGCTCGGCGAGGCGATCGACGCCGGGTTCGGGCTGCTGGCCGGCGCCGCGCCGACGCTGCCGCCCGCGTCCGGTCGGGCACCGACCTCGGCCGAGGTCGCGGATCGGGTCCGCCGCGTCTGGGACCGGCTCGGTTTTCCCCGCCGCCGGTTGGCCGGGCAGGTGGTGGTCACGCCCGCGTGCGGCCTGGCCGGCGCCACCCCGGCGTACGCCCGTGCGGTGCTGGCCGCCTGCCGCGACGCCGGCCGGCGGCTCGCCGAGGAGTGA
- the mnmA gene encoding tRNA 2-thiouridine(34) synthase MnmA: MRVLAAMSGGVDSAVAAARAVEAGHDVTGVHLALARNPQTYRTGARGCCTLEDSRDARRAADVLGIPFYVWDMADRFHDDVVDDFVAEYAAGRTPNPCLRCNEKIKFAAVLDRAVALGFDAVVTGHHARLGPDGLLRRSVDEAKDQSYVLAVLTRAQLDRSIFPLGDSTKAEVRAEAARRGLAVADKPDSHDICFIADGDTRGFLAERLGEAPGEVVDALTGAVVGNHSGAYQYTVGQRRGLRLDRPAPDGRPRYVLSITPTTNTVTVGPAEALEVSSVRATRPVWTGGPRPDGPIECEVQLRAHGDVVPAAVSVDADGLHAALRRPLRGVAAGQAIVAYRPDPAGDVVLGSATIAAA, encoded by the coding sequence GTGAGAGTTCTGGCGGCGATGTCGGGCGGGGTGGACTCGGCCGTGGCGGCGGCACGTGCGGTGGAGGCCGGGCACGACGTGACCGGGGTGCACCTGGCGCTGGCCCGCAACCCGCAGACCTACCGCACCGGCGCCCGGGGCTGCTGCACGCTTGAGGACTCCCGGGACGCCCGGCGCGCCGCCGACGTGCTCGGCATCCCGTTCTACGTGTGGGACATGGCCGACCGGTTCCACGACGACGTGGTGGACGACTTCGTCGCCGAGTACGCCGCCGGGCGTACCCCGAACCCGTGCCTGCGCTGCAACGAGAAGATCAAGTTCGCCGCGGTGCTGGACCGGGCCGTAGCCCTGGGTTTCGACGCCGTGGTGACCGGTCACCACGCCCGGCTCGGCCCGGACGGCCTGCTGCGGCGCAGCGTCGACGAGGCCAAGGACCAGTCGTACGTCCTCGCGGTGCTGACCCGCGCGCAGCTCGACCGGTCGATCTTCCCGCTCGGCGACTCGACCAAGGCCGAGGTGCGCGCGGAGGCCGCCCGGCGCGGCCTCGCCGTGGCCGACAAGCCGGACTCGCACGACATCTGCTTCATCGCCGACGGCGACACCCGCGGCTTCCTGGCCGAGCGGCTCGGCGAGGCCCCGGGCGAGGTGGTGGACGCGCTCACCGGCGCGGTCGTGGGCAACCACAGCGGCGCCTACCAGTACACCGTCGGCCAGCGACGCGGGCTGCGCCTGGACCGCCCCGCGCCGGACGGCCGGCCCCGCTACGTGCTCTCCATCACGCCGACGACAAACACCGTGACGGTCGGCCCGGCCGAGGCGCTGGAGGTCTCCTCGGTACGGGCCACCCGTCCGGTATGGACCGGCGGGCCGCGTCCCGACGGGCCGATCGAGTGCGAGGTGCAGTTGCGGGCGCATGGCGACGTGGTGCCGGCCGCCGTCTCGGTGGACGCCGACGGGCTGCACGCCGCGCTGCGCCGCCCGCTCCGCGGCGTCGCCGCCGGTCAGGCGATCGTGGCCTACCGGCCGGACCCGGCCGGCGACGTGGTCCTCGGCTCCGCCACCATCGCCGCTGCCTGA
- a CDS encoding cysteine desulfurase family protein, whose amino-acid sequence MAYLDHAATTPMLDEALEAYVATAREVGNASSLHAAGRRARRRVEESRERVAAALGARPSEVIFTGGGTESDNLAVKGIFWARRDARAERIRVVSSAVEHHAVLDSVDWLVGREGAEVGWLPVDAAGRLDPERLRAELAAHGDRVAVVTAMWANNEVGTVQPVAELAAVAAEHGVPFHTDAIQAVGQVPVDFAASGVAALTVTGHKLGGPTGVGALLLARDVAATPLLHGGGQERDVRSGTLDTAGIVAFAVAVETAVKGQQEYAARIAALRDELVERVRRAVPEVIFNGDPTDRLPGNAHFSFPGCEGDALLLLLDAQGIACSTGSACSAGVAQPSHVLLAMGADDDRARSSLRFTLGHTSTGADVDALIAALPAAVERARRAAALRTPR is encoded by the coding sequence ATGGCATACCTGGATCACGCGGCGACGACCCCGATGCTCGACGAGGCACTCGAGGCGTACGTCGCCACCGCCCGCGAGGTGGGCAACGCGTCGTCGCTGCACGCGGCGGGTCGCCGGGCCCGGCGACGGGTGGAGGAGTCCCGTGAGCGGGTGGCCGCCGCGCTCGGCGCCCGTCCCTCCGAGGTGATCTTCACGGGTGGCGGCACGGAGAGCGACAACCTCGCCGTCAAGGGCATCTTCTGGGCCCGTCGCGACGCCCGGGCCGAGCGGATCCGGGTGGTCTCCAGCGCGGTCGAGCACCACGCGGTGCTGGACTCGGTGGACTGGCTGGTCGGGCGCGAGGGCGCGGAGGTCGGCTGGCTGCCGGTGGACGCGGCCGGTCGGCTCGACCCGGAGCGGCTCCGCGCCGAGCTGGCCGCGCACGGCGACCGGGTGGCGGTTGTCACCGCGATGTGGGCCAACAACGAGGTCGGTACCGTCCAGCCGGTGGCCGAGCTGGCCGCGGTCGCCGCCGAGCACGGGGTGCCGTTCCACACCGACGCGATCCAGGCGGTCGGTCAGGTGCCCGTCGACTTCGCCGCGAGCGGGGTCGCCGCGCTCACCGTGACCGGGCACAAGCTGGGCGGCCCGACCGGCGTGGGCGCGCTGCTGCTGGCCCGCGACGTCGCCGCCACCCCGCTGCTGCACGGCGGCGGCCAGGAGCGCGACGTCCGCTCCGGGACGCTCGACACCGCCGGCATCGTCGCGTTCGCGGTCGCCGTCGAGACCGCGGTCAAGGGCCAGCAGGAGTACGCGGCCCGGATCGCCGCGCTCCGCGACGAGCTGGTCGAGCGGGTCCGACGGGCGGTGCCCGAGGTGATCTTCAACGGTGATCCGACGGACCGGCTCCCGGGTAACGCGCACTTCTCCTTCCCCGGCTGCGAGGGGGACGCGCTGCTGCTGCTCCTCGACGCCCAGGGCATCGCCTGCTCGACCGGGTCGGCCTGCTCGGCCGGCGTGGCCCAGCCGTCGCACGTGCTGTTGGCGATGGGCGCGGACGACGACCGGGCCCGCTCGTCGCTGCGCTTCACGCTCGGGCACACGAGCACCGGCGCGGACGTCGACGCGCTCATCGCCGCGCTGCCGGCTGCCGTGGAGCGGGCCCGCCGCGCGGCCGCCCTCCGCACGCCCCGCTGA
- a CDS encoding class F sortase gives MTVRNRGALAAMAAGAAALTVATLVACGSQPADDVGADEAAALASGTPAPTPTATTTGGASVPVNAGTLPAGGKAVPPVRLRIPPIGVTATVDPVGINERTDEFEVPPSVDQVGWYRHGPGLEADAGSVVIAGHVDSAEQGKGAFFRLRELDRGDILTATGSDGRDRRYRVVAREEYTKTKIPLDRYFARDGSPRLTLITCGGPFDPKTRHYRDNIVVTAVPA, from the coding sequence GTGACGGTGCGCAACCGCGGGGCGCTGGCGGCGATGGCCGCCGGCGCCGCCGCGCTCACCGTGGCGACCCTGGTGGCCTGCGGGTCGCAGCCCGCCGACGACGTCGGCGCCGACGAGGCGGCGGCGCTCGCCAGCGGCACGCCCGCCCCGACGCCGACGGCGACCACGACGGGGGGCGCGTCGGTGCCGGTGAACGCGGGCACGTTGCCGGCGGGCGGGAAGGCCGTGCCACCGGTACGGCTGCGCATTCCGCCGATCGGGGTCACCGCCACGGTCGACCCGGTCGGCATCAACGAGCGCACCGACGAGTTCGAGGTGCCGCCGAGCGTGGACCAGGTCGGCTGGTACCGCCACGGCCCGGGCCTGGAGGCGGACGCCGGCTCGGTGGTGATCGCCGGGCACGTGGACAGCGCCGAGCAGGGCAAGGGGGCGTTCTTCCGGCTCCGCGAGCTGGACCGGGGGGACATCCTGACCGCCACCGGCTCGGACGGCCGGGACCGCCGCTACCGGGTGGTGGCCCGGGAGGAGTACACGAAGACGAAGATCCCACTGGACCGTTACTTCGCCCGGGACGGCAGCCCGCGCCTGACGTTGATCACCTGCGGCGGGCCGTTCGATCCGAAGACCCGGCACTACCGCGACAACATCGTGGTCACCGCCGTTCCCGCATGA
- a CDS encoding DUF4397 domain-containing protein — protein sequence MQLAMFRRVAAGGAVAALTFAGVGAATMSPAYAASSKVSVVHGIPGTPVDVYVNGEKTLDNFKPGDVAGPLTLPEGEYDIALTKPGEAIDKAILTVDDAAVPGGANISLAAHLSADGKPQITPFVNDVSKVGAGKARLIVRHTAAAPAVDVRAGGKPVFEGLTNPKEAKADVTAGTVEADVVLAGTDTVAIGPADLNLKEGTATIVYAIGSADDKNLDLVAQTISGLHSAPGGVPSGTGGQAGTGVDTWWYVLAGAGVLLLVGGGARVATARAGRR from the coding sequence GTCGCCGCGGGCGGCGCGGTGGCCGCCCTGACCTTCGCCGGCGTCGGGGCCGCCACCATGAGCCCGGCCTACGCCGCCTCGTCCAAGGTCTCCGTGGTCCACGGCATCCCGGGCACCCCGGTCGACGTCTACGTCAACGGCGAGAAGACGCTCGACAACTTCAAGCCCGGCGACGTCGCCGGCCCGCTCACCCTGCCCGAGGGGGAGTACGACATCGCCCTGACCAAGCCCGGCGAGGCGATCGACAAGGCGATCCTCACTGTCGACGACGCCGCGGTGCCGGGTGGGGCGAACATCAGCCTCGCCGCCCACCTGAGCGCCGACGGCAAGCCGCAGATCACCCCGTTCGTCAACGACGTGTCCAAGGTGGGTGCCGGCAAGGCCCGGCTGATCGTCCGGCACACCGCCGCCGCCCCGGCGGTCGACGTGCGGGCCGGCGGCAAGCCGGTCTTCGAGGGCCTGACCAACCCGAAGGAGGCCAAGGCCGACGTCACCGCCGGCACCGTCGAGGCGGACGTGGTGCTCGCCGGCACCGACACCGTCGCGATCGGCCCGGCCGACCTGAACCTCAAGGAGGGCACCGCCACCATCGTCTACGCGATCGGCTCCGCCGACGACAAGAACCTGGACCTGGTCGCGCAGACCATCAGCGGGCTGCACTCGGCCCCGGGCGGCGTCCCGAGCGGCACCGGCGGTCAGGCCGGCACCGGCGTGGACACCTGGTGGTACGTGCTTGCCGGCGCCGGCGTACTGCTCCTGGTCGGCGGCGGGGCGCGGGTGGCCACCGCCCGGGCCGGTCGCCGGTGA